A single region of the Microlunatus panaciterrae genome encodes:
- a CDS encoding ArsR/SmtB family transcription factor, translating to MNADRRTAHVEGGVQSDERQRDIDTQFVELAVEVFAMLADATRVRIILALRDGELSVNTLATMVDKSPAAVSQHLAKLRLARIVSTRHEGNRVFYRLENEHAQQLVTDAIFQAEHSLGGQPRHHHQHADEVHS from the coding sequence ATGAATGCAGATAGGCGGACGGCCCACGTTGAAGGAGGCGTCCAGTCGGACGAACGGCAGCGGGACATCGACACCCAGTTCGTCGAACTGGCCGTCGAAGTCTTCGCCATGCTGGCTGACGCCACCCGGGTGCGAATCATCCTGGCGTTGCGGGACGGCGAGCTGTCGGTGAACACCCTGGCCACCATGGTCGACAAGTCCCCGGCCGCCGTGTCGCAGCATCTGGCGAAACTGCGGCTGGCTCGGATCGTGTCCACCCGCCATGAGGGCAATCGGGTCTTCTATCGACTCGAGAACGAGCACGCCCAACAGCTCGTCACGGACGCAATCTTCCAAGCCGAGCACTCCCTCGGTGGCCAGCCCCGCCACCATCACCAGCACGCCGATGAGGTCCATTCGTGA
- a CDS encoding PLD nuclease N-terminal domain-containing protein, with protein sequence MANKKRWQDFSAGQRAAIIAGGAAELVLTSIALTDLAKRPGKQVRGPKPLWVLGCIVQPFGPIAYLAFGRRST encoded by the coding sequence ATGGCGAACAAGAAGCGGTGGCAGGACTTCAGCGCGGGTCAACGCGCAGCCATCATTGCGGGCGGAGCGGCGGAGCTGGTGCTCACCAGCATCGCCCTCACTGACCTGGCCAAGCGCCCGGGTAAACAGGTGCGCGGCCCCAAGCCCCTCTGGGTCCTGGGGTGTATCGTTCAGCCCTTTGGGCCCATTGCCTACCTGGCGTTCGGTCGGCGCTCGACCTGA
- a CDS encoding glycoside hydrolase family 31 protein, whose amino-acid sequence MGAESSKMTLSVIPHERWWGGAVADGQRMPFGDRPHRRNLATSAGVADDDHAGANQSAPLLVSSAGRYVWSEQPFTFAFDGAGNLTVDGTEVVVGEEGGGLASAFRSAAARHFPASGQTPAEVMFRAPQYNTWIEMPYQPNQEAVLGYAQGVLEAGFPPGLIMIDDRWSVDYGNWTFDRSLFPDAATMVQQLHEMGFPVMLWLVPFVSPDSPNSRWLAERGWLIKGADGRPVVREWWNGYSTIVDLTHPDAVAWLRGVLNELRTVVGIDGFKFDAGDLRDYRPDDLTVGEDGAVGQCEAWARLASEFKFNELRACWKMGGQPLAQRLHDKPRTWGQGGLASLIPEGIAEGLIGHAFNCPDMIGGGELGSFEDDTPLDQELFVRFAQCSALFPMMQFSLAPWRVLDQTHLAAVRTAVEIRQELMPDLVRLASHAASSGEPILRPLAYHFAGYEEVRDQFLVGEDILCAPVLEQAATSRHVLIPPGQWKQDDGTVVVGPTEVDVEVTLESLPRWRRIAA is encoded by the coding sequence ATGGGTGCGGAGTCGAGCAAAATGACGTTGTCGGTCATCCCTCACGAGCGGTGGTGGGGAGGGGCCGTCGCCGATGGGCAGCGGATGCCCTTCGGTGATCGTCCGCACCGCCGCAACCTGGCGACCTCAGCTGGTGTCGCCGATGATGATCACGCCGGCGCCAACCAGTCCGCGCCGTTGTTGGTGTCCAGCGCTGGTCGATATGTCTGGTCCGAGCAGCCGTTCACCTTCGCCTTCGACGGCGCTGGAAACCTGACGGTGGACGGCACCGAGGTAGTGGTCGGTGAGGAAGGCGGTGGCCTGGCCTCGGCGTTCAGGTCGGCGGCAGCGAGGCACTTCCCGGCCTCCGGCCAGACTCCGGCGGAGGTGATGTTCCGCGCGCCCCAGTACAACACCTGGATCGAGATGCCCTATCAGCCGAACCAGGAGGCGGTGCTCGGCTATGCGCAGGGTGTGCTGGAGGCAGGGTTCCCGCCCGGCCTGATCATGATCGACGACCGCTGGTCGGTCGACTACGGGAACTGGACCTTTGACCGCTCCCTCTTCCCGGATGCCGCGACGATGGTCCAACAGCTGCACGAGATGGGCTTCCCGGTGATGTTGTGGCTCGTCCCGTTCGTCAGTCCTGACAGCCCCAATTCCCGGTGGCTGGCCGAACGGGGGTGGCTGATCAAGGGGGCCGACGGGCGCCCTGTCGTACGCGAGTGGTGGAACGGGTACAGCACGATCGTGGACCTCACACACCCGGACGCCGTGGCCTGGCTGCGGGGTGTGTTGAACGAACTGAGGACGGTCGTGGGCATCGACGGCTTCAAGTTCGATGCGGGTGACCTGCGCGACTACCGTCCCGACGACCTGACGGTGGGCGAGGACGGGGCGGTCGGTCAGTGCGAGGCCTGGGCTCGGCTGGCCTCGGAGTTCAAGTTCAATGAGCTGAGGGCCTGCTGGAAGATGGGTGGTCAGCCCCTGGCGCAGCGTCTCCACGACAAGCCGCGCACCTGGGGGCAAGGCGGACTTGCCTCACTCATCCCGGAAGGCATCGCTGAGGGCCTGATCGGACACGCCTTCAACTGCCCGGACATGATCGGTGGCGGGGAGCTGGGATCGTTTGAGGACGACACGCCTCTCGATCAGGAGCTCTTCGTCCGCTTCGCGCAATGCTCGGCTCTGTTCCCGATGATGCAGTTCTCTCTCGCCCCATGGCGCGTCCTCGACCAGACGCACCTCGCTGCTGTCCGGACCGCCGTAGAGATCCGTCAAGAGCTGATGCCCGACCTGGTGCGGCTGGCCAGCCACGCCGCCAGCAGCGGAGAGCCCATCCTCCGTCCGTTGGCGTACCACTTCGCAGGCTACGAGGAGGTGCGCGACCAGTTCCTCGTCGGCGAAGACATCCTCTGTGCCCCGGTGCTGGAGCAGGCGGCCACGAGCCGTCACGTCCTGATACCGCCCGGGCAATGGAAGCAGGACGACGGGACCGTCGTCGTCGGGCCGACCGAGGTGGACGTCGAGGTCACCCTCGAGTCGTTGCCTCGGTGGCGTCGCATCGCTGCCTGA
- a CDS encoding 2-oxo acid dehydrogenase subunit E2 yields the protein MLIVGGIARKPAVVEDRVQARDLLNLTIAFDHDVVDGAPAARFITRLVELIEGGTGLEEGSLESPAPFSVRE from the coding sequence CTGCTCATCGTCGGAGGCATCGCTCGCAAACCTGCCGTGGTCGAGGACCGCGTTCAAGCGCGCGACCTGCTCAACCTGACGATTGCCTTCGACCACGACGTCGTGGACGGCGCTCCGGCGGCCCGCTTCATCACGAGGCTGGTTGAGCTCATCGAAGGCGGGACCGGCTTGGAGGAGGGGTCCCTGGAGTCGCCGGCCCCGTTCTCCGTCCGGGAATGA
- a CDS encoding diacylglycerol kinase family protein translates to MSEVSASEGRRCAVVFNPTKISDQFRERMTKALQRDGWVDTLWLETTAEDPGRAMTRQAVDERVDRVIGAGGDGTIRIVADGLAGTDIPMGLIPAGTGNLLARNLDLPMDEEAAIEAAIGDQTRVIDLVRITVDDHEPERFAVMAGFGVDAMIMDETDEGLKDKVGSAAYFVAASKALGRVPVSLTVKLDDGRPFKRHAMLCVIGNVGELRGNLTLIPGAKPDDGKLDLYIASPRKVRHWLKLALRLMTRRPKKDDQVDQLTGKVVSITIRGTESYQLDGDVVGDCTRLTAEIEPGALTVCIPEVGSQQQ, encoded by the coding sequence GTGAGTGAAGTGTCAGCATCTGAGGGCCGCCGGTGTGCGGTCGTCTTCAACCCGACCAAGATCAGCGACCAGTTCCGTGAGCGGATGACGAAGGCTCTGCAGCGTGACGGATGGGTGGACACGCTGTGGCTGGAGACCACTGCCGAGGATCCGGGACGAGCCATGACGCGACAGGCAGTCGACGAACGCGTGGATCGAGTCATCGGTGCCGGAGGTGACGGCACTATCCGCATCGTCGCGGACGGCTTGGCGGGTACGGACATTCCGATGGGACTGATCCCGGCCGGCACCGGGAACCTGCTCGCGCGAAACCTTGACCTGCCGATGGATGAGGAGGCCGCCATTGAGGCAGCCATCGGCGACCAGACCCGCGTCATCGACCTCGTCCGGATCACTGTCGATGATCATGAACCTGAGCGCTTCGCTGTGATGGCAGGTTTCGGGGTCGATGCGATGATCATGGACGAGACCGACGAGGGGCTGAAGGACAAGGTCGGCTCGGCCGCCTATTTCGTGGCGGCCAGCAAGGCGTTGGGTCGAGTCCCAGTTTCGCTGACAGTCAAGCTGGATGACGGCCGACCGTTCAAGCGACACGCCATGCTGTGCGTGATCGGCAACGTGGGCGAGCTCCGAGGGAACCTCACGCTCATCCCTGGCGCCAAGCCCGACGACGGGAAGCTTGACCTCTACATCGCGTCCCCGCGCAAGGTGCGGCACTGGCTCAAGCTGGCTCTGCGTCTGATGACCCGCAGGCCCAAGAAGGACGACCAGGTCGACCAGCTCACCGGAAAGGTCGTCTCGATCACGATCCGCGGCACTGAGAGCTATCAGCTCGACGGCGACGTGGTCGGCGACTGCACCAGGCTGACCGCAGAGATCGAGCCCGGCGCTCTCACTGTCTGCATCCCCGAGGTCGGTTCACAGCAGCAGTGA
- a CDS encoding SRPBCC family protein translates to MENRPGDLRLEMGHVFPAAASEVFEALSEAEWLARWWGPVGFSIPNLTFNARVGARYRIEMQPPSGGPFFLGGELREVLRPLKLSYTFAWEDPDVDDVETLVTLVLRAVVGGGATEVALTQGPFRTEARLALHREGWTDAFEKLERLMTIRA, encoded by the coding sequence ATGGAGAATCGTCCGGGCGATCTCAGGCTGGAGATGGGACACGTGTTCCCGGCGGCTGCCTCGGAAGTCTTCGAGGCGCTCAGCGAGGCGGAATGGTTGGCCAGATGGTGGGGTCCGGTGGGATTCAGCATCCCGAACCTCACTTTCAACGCCCGCGTCGGTGCCAGATATCGAATCGAGATGCAACCGCCGTCGGGTGGTCCCTTCTTTCTCGGCGGTGAGCTACGCGAAGTCCTTCGACCTCTCAAGTTGTCCTATACCTTTGCCTGGGAGGATCCTGATGTTGATGACGTCGAAACCCTGGTCACCCTGGTGCTACGCGCGGTGGTCGGCGGCGGCGCGACCGAGGTGGCACTGACTCAGGGCCCCTTCCGAACCGAGGCGCGTCTTGCGCTGCACCGTGAGGGGTGGACTGACGCTTTCGAGAAGCTTGAGCGGCTCATGACCATCCGTGCCTAG
- a CDS encoding dihydrofolate reductase family protein, protein MRKIILMMSVSLDGFIEGPARQIDWHRVDEELHSHFNEQLSSMGAFIDGRVTYELMAGFWPTADADPSSPPVMAEFARIWRDMPKIVFSRTLERADWNTTIRRNLDVEEMRRLKATPGGDLVIGGADLAASFMQHDLIDEYRIYIHPVVIGGGKPLFPSSGARITLSLAETRTFGNGVVLLRYESATGR, encoded by the coding sequence ATGCGGAAGATCATCTTGATGATGTCGGTGTCCCTCGACGGGTTCATCGAGGGGCCGGCGCGCCAGATCGACTGGCACCGGGTCGATGAGGAGCTGCACAGCCACTTCAACGAACAGCTCAGTTCGATGGGCGCCTTCATCGACGGTCGTGTCACCTATGAGCTGATGGCCGGATTCTGGCCGACCGCTGACGCCGACCCGTCGAGCCCGCCGGTGATGGCGGAGTTCGCCCGCATCTGGCGCGACATGCCCAAGATCGTCTTCTCCCGCACCCTGGAGCGGGCCGACTGGAACACGACGATCCGGCGCAACCTCGACGTCGAAGAGATGCGGCGGCTCAAGGCGACGCCGGGCGGAGATCTGGTGATCGGAGGTGCCGACCTGGCGGCATCATTCATGCAACACGACCTGATCGACGAATACCGCATCTACATCCACCCGGTCGTCATCGGAGGCGGCAAGCCTCTGTTTCCCTCGTCGGGTGCCCGTATCACCCTCAGCCTTGCTGAGACCCGGACCTTCGGCAATGGTGTCGTTCTCCTTCGCTACGAGTCCGCCACCGGACGCTGA
- a CDS encoding acyltransferase, translating to MIMKRAPARKQLRWMRSPHCGRPADVGFMAENRRSRPDRVLLASRAGQRIASSGRALRTEVRHRCLRHHNRDAPDDRGSDVAPVAITSQPAWSVGEWALEDSNPHALGLLPLFVCPAATSTGSRRFAMTGSGGTRRRNPGEGSAAGTAAATGVGSWPTPRLVFADNLKVALVAGVILAHVIMAWVGLGTWVLSEPPVREPLLSLLIMLSVVGVLFGMPLFFLVAGMFTPGSLRRKGFRTFAKERTLRLLLPSVLFALLLSPPIEYFDTDNAGWTKGFWAFVPTVWWQLPPPPGPTWFLGVLLLLSLGYAAIRSRWPGNVVTVPLRVLELAVAAALVAASSFLMRLVVPFGEERWHLAVSQAPGWVVGFILGVIGRERGWFLPMEPRMAKIIRLVAWMAMAACVGVVGGAVGLGMDLEVFTGHGTWQSLVLAIIEGVIVVTVSLWFLDLFRRRFNDQGAFARQLSRAAYATFLVHQLVLVGLVVLSRRLPWPPELKFLTVSVLGLVFSFALGAALVRLPGVSRIL from the coding sequence ATGATCATGAAGAGGGCCCCAGCCCGAAAGCAGCTCAGGTGGATGAGGTCGCCTCACTGTGGTCGTCCTGCTGACGTCGGCTTCATGGCCGAGAATCGACGATCTCGCCCTGACCGCGTACTTCTGGCTTCTCGAGCCGGGCAACGGATTGCCAGCAGCGGACGGGCGCTCAGAACTGAGGTCCGTCATCGATGCCTACGACACCACAACCGAGATGCCCCTGACGATCGCGGATCGGATGTCGCTCCGGTGGCGATCACCAGCCAGCCTGCCTGGTCGGTGGGGGAGTGGGCATTGGAGGACTCAAACCCTCACGCCCTAGGACTTTTGCCTCTGTTCGTCTGTCCGGCCGCCACCTCCACTGGGAGCAGGAGGTTCGCGATGACTGGATCGGGAGGAACCCGCCGAAGGAACCCAGGTGAAGGCAGCGCTGCCGGGACGGCAGCCGCGACCGGTGTAGGGTCCTGGCCCACGCCTCGGTTGGTCTTCGCAGACAACCTGAAGGTGGCGCTGGTGGCAGGTGTGATCCTCGCCCATGTGATCATGGCCTGGGTCGGATTGGGAACCTGGGTCCTGAGCGAGCCACCCGTCCGTGAACCGCTCTTGTCGCTGTTGATCATGCTTTCCGTCGTCGGGGTGCTGTTCGGCATGCCGTTGTTCTTCCTGGTTGCTGGAATGTTCACTCCTGGTTCGCTCCGGCGCAAGGGTTTCCGCACGTTCGCGAAGGAGCGGACGCTGCGACTGCTCCTGCCGTCGGTCCTGTTCGCCCTCCTACTGAGTCCACCGATCGAGTACTTCGACACCGACAATGCGGGCTGGACCAAGGGATTCTGGGCGTTCGTGCCCACGGTCTGGTGGCAGCTGCCGCCGCCCCCAGGACCGACCTGGTTCCTGGGCGTGCTGCTGCTGCTGTCTCTCGGATATGCGGCTATCCGCTCGAGATGGCCGGGCAACGTCGTCACCGTGCCGCTACGGGTCCTGGAGCTGGCGGTAGCGGCCGCCCTCGTCGCTGCCTCCTCGTTCCTGATGCGCCTGGTGGTGCCCTTCGGCGAGGAGCGCTGGCATCTGGCCGTCTCGCAGGCTCCGGGCTGGGTGGTCGGCTTCATCCTCGGTGTGATCGGGCGCGAACGTGGCTGGTTTCTGCCGATGGAGCCGCGCATGGCGAAGATCATCCGGTTGGTGGCGTGGATGGCGATGGCGGCCTGTGTCGGCGTTGTCGGAGGCGCCGTGGGTCTGGGAATGGACCTCGAGGTGTTCACCGGTCACGGGACCTGGCAGTCGCTCGTGCTCGCCATCATCGAGGGGGTGATCGTGGTCACGGTGTCCCTCTGGTTCTTGGATCTTTTTCGCCGACGGTTCAATGACCAGGGTGCCTTCGCTCGGCAGTTGAGCCGGGCGGCCTATGCCACCTTCCTGGTGCACCAGCTCGTGCTGGTCGGATTGGTGGTGCTGAGCCGGCGGCTGCCGTGGCCGCCGGAGCTCAAGTTTCTCACCGTCAGCGTCCTGGGCCTGGTGTTCTCCTTTGCCCTTGGTGCCGCGTTGGTACGGCTGCCGGGAGTCTCTCGCATCCTCTGA
- a CDS encoding FAD-dependent oxidoreductase: MGKPTILTVDDDPLVSAAISRDLRSRYAADYRIVRATSGAQALAVLAKLALRNQPVALIASDQRMPGMTGIEMLEQARAHAPNAKCLLLTAYADTDVAIKAINDIGLDYYLLKPWDPPEERLYPVIDDLLGDWRQANPDHTSDVQVVGNRWSDRSHDIKTFLARNHVPYRWYDVERDAEAHRLRALAEATEADLPLVLVPEGDALRAPSTLELAAALGLRTRAEQPLYDVCIVGGGPAGLAAAVYAASEGLSTVIVEREAPGGQAGQSAAIENYLGFPKGLTGSDLTQRAVAQASRFGAEMVLAQTVVGFETRGPVHAVLVDGPGEIEARAVIVATGVSYRSLGAKGLGELTGRGVYYGATASEASQCQGDDVYVVGAANSAGQAALNLARYAKRLVLVVRAASLEATMSRYLVERIRSAANIEVRYRSEVVACGGVGHLETLTLANRDTGVEDQVPSSWLFVFIGASPRTEWLGPDIVRDDKGFVVTGQDLLNAAQAHPWGLSRAPFALETSVPGVFAAGDVRLDSMKRVASAVGEGAMAVYLVHRYLATV; the protein is encoded by the coding sequence ATGGGCAAGCCCACCATCCTGACCGTGGACGACGATCCACTGGTCTCTGCGGCGATCTCGCGTGACCTGCGCAGCCGCTACGCGGCCGACTACCGGATCGTGCGGGCGACCTCGGGAGCTCAGGCCCTGGCGGTGCTGGCCAAGCTCGCACTGCGCAACCAGCCGGTGGCCCTCATCGCCTCCGACCAGCGGATGCCGGGAATGACAGGCATCGAGATGCTCGAGCAGGCGCGCGCCCATGCGCCGAACGCGAAATGCCTGCTGCTGACCGCCTACGCCGACACCGATGTCGCCATCAAGGCGATCAACGACATCGGGCTCGACTACTACCTGCTCAAGCCGTGGGATCCTCCGGAGGAGCGGCTCTATCCGGTCATTGACGACCTGCTTGGCGACTGGCGACAGGCCAACCCGGACCACACGTCCGACGTCCAGGTGGTGGGCAACCGCTGGTCCGACCGCAGCCACGACATCAAGACGTTCCTCGCCCGCAACCACGTCCCCTACCGCTGGTACGACGTCGAGCGGGATGCCGAGGCGCACCGGTTGAGAGCCCTGGCGGAGGCAACCGAAGCCGACCTGCCGCTGGTCCTCGTGCCCGAGGGTGACGCGCTGCGCGCGCCGTCGACACTCGAGCTCGCTGCGGCCCTCGGGCTGCGTACGCGTGCCGAACAACCGCTGTACGACGTGTGCATCGTCGGTGGCGGCCCGGCCGGACTGGCCGCCGCTGTGTACGCCGCGTCGGAAGGCCTGAGTACCGTCATCGTGGAGCGTGAGGCACCCGGCGGACAGGCGGGCCAGAGCGCAGCGATCGAGAACTACCTGGGATTTCCCAAGGGCCTGACCGGTTCAGACCTGACTCAGCGCGCCGTCGCTCAGGCGTCTCGGTTCGGCGCCGAGATGGTGCTGGCGCAAACCGTCGTCGGCTTCGAGACCCGCGGCCCCGTGCACGCGGTTCTGGTCGATGGCCCCGGCGAGATCGAGGCGCGGGCGGTCATCGTCGCCACCGGTGTCTCCTATCGGAGCCTGGGTGCTAAAGGGCTCGGTGAGCTGACCGGTCGCGGTGTGTACTACGGCGCCACTGCCAGCGAGGCGAGCCAGTGCCAGGGCGACGACGTCTACGTCGTCGGCGCAGCCAACTCGGCCGGGCAGGCCGCTCTCAACCTGGCCCGCTACGCCAAACGGTTGGTCCTGGTGGTGCGCGCAGCTTCGCTCGAAGCCACGATGTCGCGCTACCTGGTGGAGCGCATCCGCTCCGCAGCCAACATCGAGGTGCGGTATCGCAGCGAGGTCGTGGCCTGCGGTGGGGTGGGCCACCTGGAGACCCTCACACTGGCCAACCGGGACACCGGTGTCGAAGATCAGGTGCCCTCGAGCTGGCTGTTCGTCTTCATCGGAGCCTCCCCCCGGACCGAGTGGCTGGGACCCGACATCGTCCGCGACGACAAGGGCTTCGTCGTCACCGGTCAGGATCTGCTCAACGCGGCCCAGGCCCACCCCTGGGGGCTGTCGCGGGCCCCCTTCGCTCTCGAGACGAGCGTGCCCGGGGTCTTTGCCGCCGGCGACGTCCGTCTCGACTCCATGAAGCGGGTCGCCTCGGCCGTCGGTGAGGGCGCGATGGCGGTCTACCTCGTCCACCGTTACCTGGCGACCGTCTGA
- a CDS encoding ATP-binding protein, with product MRVDELRRLSLFSGLTDDQITELLAAGSEVPIVPGVDLFHEGDHADFWWVLVDGAIDLIRHVGREDNVVGKMDVPGRWAGGFRAWDDHGVYLATGRGVAPGRVLQVPSVALREKSTAWFPFGAHLVEGLYGTARTIESTVRQRESLVTLGTLAAGLAHEINNPAAAATRAVDTLEQACQTLLASLGRLAQGEISALQFTALDALRRELEPPATVLDPLATADIEDELSSWLASHGVDRDWMIAPTFAASGVDLAWCERAASVLHGAALEPGLEWVASTLAVATLISEVKESTRRVSELVAAVRSYSQLDRASMQHIQVTDGIESTLVMLSHKLRNQITVVRDFDSHLPRIDAYAGELNQVWTNVIDNAVDAMEGGGTLRISTRAEGKDVVVEITDTGHGLPAQVAARAFEAFYTTKEVGKGTGLGLDIARRIVVERHGGTIDIDSRPGETVVRVCLPLGRSEASEV from the coding sequence ATGCGGGTCGACGAACTCCGCCGGCTCAGCCTCTTCAGCGGTCTGACCGATGACCAGATCACCGAGTTGCTCGCTGCCGGCAGCGAGGTGCCCATCGTGCCCGGCGTCGACCTGTTCCACGAGGGTGATCATGCGGACTTCTGGTGGGTGCTGGTGGACGGTGCCATCGACCTCATCCGCCATGTCGGACGCGAGGACAACGTGGTCGGCAAGATGGATGTCCCCGGTCGCTGGGCCGGCGGGTTCAGAGCCTGGGACGATCACGGCGTCTATCTCGCGACGGGCCGAGGGGTTGCTCCCGGGCGGGTGTTGCAGGTTCCGTCCGTGGCGCTGCGGGAGAAGTCGACCGCCTGGTTCCCGTTCGGGGCGCACCTGGTCGAAGGGCTGTACGGGACCGCCCGCACGATCGAGTCGACGGTGCGGCAGCGGGAGTCGCTCGTCACCCTGGGAACGCTCGCGGCCGGCCTGGCGCATGAGATCAACAACCCGGCAGCAGCCGCCACCCGAGCGGTCGACACCCTTGAGCAGGCCTGCCAGACCCTGCTCGCGTCGCTGGGTCGCCTGGCCCAGGGCGAGATCTCGGCCCTGCAGTTCACGGCCCTCGACGCCCTGCGCCGCGAGCTGGAGCCTCCGGCGACGGTCCTCGATCCGTTGGCCACGGCCGATATCGAGGACGAGCTGTCCTCCTGGCTTGCCAGCCACGGAGTCGACCGGGACTGGATGATCGCTCCAACATTCGCCGCTTCCGGGGTCGATCTCGCGTGGTGCGAGCGGGCCGCCAGCGTGCTCCACGGCGCAGCCCTCGAGCCCGGGCTGGAATGGGTGGCGAGCACGTTGGCCGTGGCCACCCTGATCTCGGAGGTGAAGGAGTCGACCCGGCGCGTCTCCGAGCTGGTCGCGGCGGTCCGGTCCTATTCGCAGCTGGACCGCGCCTCCATGCAGCACATCCAGGTCACCGACGGAATCGAGAGCACTCTGGTGATGTTGAGCCACAAGCTCCGCAACCAGATCACCGTGGTCCGCGACTTCGACTCCCACCTTCCGCGGATCGACGCCTACGCCGGCGAGCTCAACCAGGTGTGGACCAACGTGATCGACAACGCTGTCGACGCCATGGAAGGGGGCGGCACGCTGCGGATCTCGACCCGCGCCGAGGGCAAGGACGTCGTGGTCGAGATCACAGACACCGGGCATGGCCTGCCGGCCCAGGTCGCGGCCCGCGCGTTCGAGGCGTTTTACACCACGAAAGAGGTCGGCAAGGGGACCGGTCTCGGCCTGGACATCGCCCGCCGCATCGTAGTGGAGCGCCACGGTGGAACGATCGACATCGACTCACGACCGGGCGAGACGGTGGTGCGGGTCTGCCTACCGCTAGGACGGTCCGAGGCATCAGAAGTCTGA
- a CDS encoding cupredoxin domain-containing protein has product MNLLRPLSAVAGLALLGSLYACGNDTTTAAGGTTYEVKAGDSSCEVSQTSIPAGPTTFEVQNVGSNVTEVYVYGKDGDEFTKIMGEKENIGPGTSQSFDVNLTAGEYEVACKPGMAGDGIRTKVTVTGAGGSSSQAKESYDRELEFKVGKDGRAVPPTDLKATAGEKIEFKLENEAATEFYLRLLDADGKQVGEAEAAAGADAEFIAELADEGSYQVKVFADGKESAAETFTVVVGS; this is encoded by the coding sequence ATGAATCTCCTTCGACCGCTGAGCGCCGTGGCCGGACTGGCTCTGCTCGGCTCTCTCTACGCCTGCGGCAACGACACCACCACCGCCGCCGGCGGGACGACCTACGAGGTGAAGGCCGGGGACAGTTCCTGCGAGGTGTCGCAGACCAGCATCCCCGCCGGACCTACGACCTTCGAGGTGCAGAACGTCGGCTCGAACGTCACCGAGGTCTACGTGTACGGCAAGGATGGTGACGAGTTCACCAAGATCATGGGCGAGAAGGAGAACATCGGCCCCGGAACCTCACAGTCGTTCGACGTGAACCTCACAGCCGGAGAGTACGAGGTCGCCTGCAAGCCCGGGATGGCCGGCGACGGCATCCGTACCAAGGTCACGGTGACCGGTGCCGGTGGTTCGTCCAGCCAGGCCAAGGAGAGCTATGACCGTGAGCTGGAGTTCAAGGTGGGCAAGGACGGCCGAGCGGTCCCGCCCACCGACCTGAAGGCGACGGCGGGGGAGAAGATCGAGTTCAAGCTGGAGAACGAGGCCGCGACTGAGTTCTACCTCCGGCTGCTCGACGCCGACGGCAAGCAGGTCGGCGAGGCGGAGGCGGCGGCCGGTGCCGACGCGGAGTTCATCGCCGAGCTGGCCGACGAGGGCAGCTATCAGGTCAAGGTCTTCGCTGACGGCAAGGAGTCTGCTGCCGAGACCTTCACTGTGGTGGTTGGCAGCTAG